Proteins from one Microbacterium proteolyticum genomic window:
- a CDS encoding TrkH family potassium uptake protein — protein MSMRVRRIAFRAWDGLRDLTTASPARFAVLVFVILILLFTALFSLPAAAADGQRTPLADALFTAVSTICVTGLSTVNMYSHWSPLGHVITYLGVNVGALGVLTLASILGLVISKRLGLRAKLIAAGDSNPLRAHGGPVNEGQTIRLGEVGQLLRTVALSTLVIEAGLTVLIYPSLVIGGIDPLVALWEAPYYAAMAFTNTGFIPNADGLTPFAQDYFLLTVLMIGVFLGSIGFPVIFTLWRHWWRFRLWSLHAKLTIITTVVLFFAGAGVILLLEYDNPLTFGSMDAWDTTFQAFFLSAMTRSGGFSVVDIGDLNGATLIVGSMLMFVGGGSASTAGGIKVTTLAVLALAVFSEAKGRPSVQAFGRRIPSDVQRVALSVVAWGATIVAISTVTISRITDAPIEYVLFDVISGFATVGLSTGLTAELPDPAVYVLALTMFMGRIGTVTLAAAVAASSRSQLYALPVERPIVG, from the coding sequence ATGTCGATGCGCGTACGCCGCATCGCTTTCCGAGCATGGGACGGGCTGCGCGATCTGACCACGGCGTCCCCCGCTCGATTCGCGGTGCTGGTGTTCGTCATCCTGATCCTCCTGTTCACCGCGCTCTTCTCGCTCCCGGCCGCGGCCGCGGACGGCCAACGCACGCCGCTCGCCGACGCGCTGTTCACCGCCGTGTCCACCATCTGCGTGACCGGTCTGTCGACGGTGAACATGTACAGCCACTGGTCGCCGCTCGGGCACGTCATCACCTACCTGGGGGTGAACGTCGGCGCACTCGGCGTGCTCACCCTCGCCTCGATCCTGGGCCTCGTCATCTCCAAGCGCCTGGGCCTTCGGGCCAAGCTCATCGCCGCGGGCGACAGCAACCCGCTCCGCGCCCACGGCGGGCCGGTCAACGAGGGGCAGACGATCCGCCTGGGCGAGGTCGGCCAGCTGCTGCGCACCGTCGCGCTGTCCACCCTCGTCATCGAGGCCGGTCTCACGGTGCTGATCTATCCCTCGCTGGTCATCGGCGGGATCGACCCGCTCGTCGCCCTGTGGGAGGCGCCGTACTACGCCGCGATGGCGTTCACGAACACAGGCTTCATCCCCAACGCCGACGGCCTGACGCCGTTCGCGCAGGACTACTTCCTGCTGACCGTGCTCATGATCGGCGTGTTCCTCGGCTCGATCGGGTTCCCGGTGATCTTCACGCTGTGGCGCCACTGGTGGCGGTTCCGGCTGTGGTCGCTGCACGCGAAGCTGACGATTATCACGACCGTGGTCCTCTTCTTCGCCGGCGCCGGCGTCATTCTGCTGCTGGAATACGACAACCCCCTCACCTTCGGAAGCATGGACGCGTGGGACACCACGTTCCAGGCGTTCTTCCTGTCGGCCATGACCCGGTCCGGAGGCTTCTCCGTCGTCGACATCGGCGATCTCAACGGTGCCACGCTCATCGTCGGATCCATGCTCATGTTCGTCGGCGGGGGCTCGGCATCCACCGCCGGCGGCATCAAGGTCACGACGCTGGCCGTCCTCGCCCTCGCCGTGTTCTCGGAGGCGAAGGGGCGCCCGTCGGTGCAGGCGTTCGGGCGGCGCATCCCCAGCGACGTGCAGCGCGTGGCGCTCTCGGTCGTGGCGTGGGGGGCGACGATCGTGGCTATCTCCACGGTCACGATCAGCCGCATCACCGACGCCCCGATCGAATACGTGCTCTTCGACGTCATCTCCGGTTTCGCCACCGTGGGCCTGTCGACCGGACTCACCGCCGAACTCCCCGACCCGGCCGTGTACGTGCTGGCGCTCACGATGTTCATGGGGCGCATTGGTACTGTGACTCTCGCCGCGGCCGTCGCGGCGTCCTCCCGTTCGCAGCTCTACGCGCTGCCCGTCGAAAGGCCGATCGTTGGTTGA
- a CDS encoding potassium channel family protein, with translation MVERIRSDAPVLVIGLGRFGAACAGELDRLDREVLAVDGNLDLVQKWSERVTHAVQADARNIDALRQIGAQDFQVAVVAVGSLIEASVLITANLVDLKVPQIWAKAVSQSHGKILARVGANHVIYPEAEAGERVAHLVSGRMLDFIRFDDDFVLAKMYPPKLVRGVGLNESGVRTKYNVTVVGVKSPGRPFRYAEANTIVTNHDLIIVSGTNSDIERFAALDR, from the coding sequence TTGGTTGAACGGATCCGCAGCGACGCGCCCGTCCTCGTCATCGGCCTCGGGCGTTTCGGCGCGGCGTGCGCCGGCGAGCTGGACCGGCTGGACCGCGAGGTGCTCGCCGTCGACGGCAACCTCGACCTCGTCCAGAAGTGGTCCGAGCGCGTCACGCACGCCGTCCAGGCCGACGCGCGCAACATCGACGCACTGCGCCAGATCGGTGCGCAGGACTTCCAGGTCGCGGTCGTCGCGGTCGGGTCCCTGATCGAAGCGTCCGTGCTCATCACGGCGAATCTGGTCGACCTGAAGGTGCCCCAGATCTGGGCGAAGGCGGTGTCGCAGTCGCACGGCAAGATCCTCGCCCGTGTCGGCGCGAACCACGTCATCTACCCCGAGGCCGAAGCCGGCGAGCGCGTCGCGCACCTCGTCAGCGGCCGCATGCTCGACTTCATCCGCTTCGACGACGACTTCGTGCTCGCGAAGATGTACCCGCCGAAGCTCGTCCGCGGCGTCGGCCTGAACGAGTCGGGCGTGCGGACGAAGTACAACGTGACGGTCGTCGGCGTGAAGAGCCCGGGCCGCCCCTTCCGCTACGCGGAGGCGAACACCATCGTCACCAACCACGACCTCATCATCGTCTCGGGCACCAACAGCGACATCGAGCGGTTCGCGGCGCTGGATCGCTGA
- a CDS encoding DUF1905 domain-containing protein produces the protein MRLRFEGPIWYWRGPAPYHFVTVPPVEAAAIAEVAPVVTYGWGMIPAAVTIGETRVTTALWPKDGAYIVPIKKALQDAEHLGVDDVVTVALEIDA, from the coding sequence ATGCGCCTGAGGTTCGAGGGACCGATCTGGTACTGGCGCGGACCCGCGCCGTACCACTTCGTCACCGTGCCGCCCGTCGAGGCCGCGGCGATCGCCGAGGTCGCCCCCGTGGTCACCTACGGCTGGGGCATGATCCCCGCCGCCGTCACGATCGGGGAGACGCGGGTGACCACGGCGCTCTGGCCGAAGGACGGCGCTTACATCGTGCCGATCAAGAAAGCGCTGCAGGATGCCGAGCACCTCGGCGTCGACGACGTCGTCACCGTCGCGCTGGAGATCGACGCCTGA
- the proC gene encoding pyrroline-5-carboxylate reductase — protein sequence MTDATPTLPPLAFLGAGSMGGAILRGLVAAGLTGGGVTATNRSAAKAAELAGLEGVTSVALETVPDGNTAAAASADVILIGVKPAMVPDLLDEIAPHLRPGAVVVSLAAGVTLETFARHLGAGVATLRSMPNTPSLVGKGVTGLAAGADATADDVALVRALFETVGHVVEVPESQIDALSTISGSGPAYVFLLIEEFTKAAVRMGFDDDAARLLAEQTFIGATALLASADVDPAELRRRVTSPKGTTERAVAVLQDAHLDDTFTAAAEAALARAKELAAGA from the coding sequence ATGACGGATGCCACTCCCACCCTGCCCCCGCTCGCGTTCCTCGGCGCCGGTTCCATGGGGGGCGCGATCCTGCGCGGACTCGTCGCCGCGGGTCTCACCGGCGGGGGAGTGACCGCCACCAACCGTTCGGCGGCCAAAGCGGCCGAACTCGCCGGGCTGGAGGGCGTCACCAGCGTCGCGCTGGAGACCGTCCCCGACGGCAACACCGCCGCCGCGGCATCCGCCGACGTGATCCTCATCGGCGTGAAGCCCGCCATGGTGCCCGATCTCCTCGACGAGATCGCGCCGCACCTCCGACCCGGCGCGGTCGTGGTCAGCCTCGCGGCCGGGGTGACCCTCGAGACCTTCGCGCGGCACCTCGGCGCGGGCGTCGCGACGCTGCGCTCGATGCCGAACACGCCCTCGCTCGTCGGCAAGGGCGTCACCGGTCTCGCCGCCGGTGCCGACGCGACGGCGGACGATGTCGCGCTCGTCCGAGCGCTCTTCGAGACGGTCGGCCACGTCGTCGAGGTTCCGGAGTCGCAGATCGACGCGCTCTCCACCATCTCGGGTTCGGGGCCCGCGTACGTGTTCCTCCTCATCGAGGAGTTCACGAAGGCGGCGGTCCGCATGGGCTTCGACGACGACGCCGCACGTCTGCTGGCCGAGCAGACCTTCATCGGCGCGACGGCGCTGCTGGCATCCGCCGACGTGGATCCGGCCGAACTCCGCCGCCGCGTCACCAGCCCGAAGGGCACGACCGAGCGCGCGGTCGCGGTGCTGCAGGACGCGCACCTCGACGACACGTTCACCGCGGCGGCCGAGGCCGCGCTCGCGCGGGCGAAGGAACTCGCCGCCGGGGCGTGA
- a CDS encoding alpha/beta hydrolase, whose translation MTLFDGITSRLVETGRLSVNVLERATDDPATSPEQTVVFVHGNVSSALFWQEIMQDLPSDLRVLAVDLRGFGGTEHTPIDATRGVRDFSDDLHATLSALGIPTAHLVGWSMGGGVVLQYALDHPVLSLTLQAPVSPYGFGGTRRDGSRLTDDDAGVGAGGANPDFVQRLIDHDTTDEAPTSPRSVFRSGYVAPGYTSEHEDAWVESMLTTSTAGGNYPGDAVASPNWPGFAAGKIGVLNTMAPKHFDVSGIVDLAEKPPILWIHGTADAIVSDASFYDFNHLGALGIIPDWPGEDAAPAQPMVSQTRDVLDAYAAAGGDVTEIAVEGAGHAPHLERPAQFRQALLTVIGYVGRPADPAPPTEAIILRSAD comes from the coding sequence ATGACTCTCTTCGACGGCATCACCTCACGCCTGGTCGAGACCGGTCGGCTGAGCGTCAACGTGCTCGAGCGCGCGACCGACGACCCCGCAACCTCACCCGAGCAGACCGTGGTGTTCGTCCACGGGAACGTCTCCTCGGCGCTGTTCTGGCAGGAGATCATGCAGGACCTGCCGAGCGACCTGCGCGTGCTCGCGGTCGACCTGCGCGGCTTCGGCGGAACAGAGCACACCCCGATCGACGCGACCCGCGGCGTCCGCGACTTCAGCGACGACCTCCACGCGACCCTGAGCGCCCTCGGCATCCCGACCGCGCACCTGGTGGGCTGGTCGATGGGCGGCGGCGTCGTCCTGCAGTACGCGCTGGACCACCCCGTCCTCTCCCTCACCCTGCAGGCGCCGGTGTCGCCCTACGGATTCGGCGGAACGCGCCGCGACGGGTCCCGACTCACCGACGACGACGCGGGAGTCGGCGCCGGCGGCGCGAACCCCGACTTCGTGCAACGCCTCATCGACCACGACACGACCGACGAGGCCCCCACCTCTCCGCGCTCGGTCTTCCGGTCGGGGTACGTCGCTCCCGGCTACACGAGCGAGCACGAGGACGCCTGGGTCGAGTCGATGCTCACGACCTCCACCGCGGGCGGGAACTACCCCGGGGATGCCGTGGCATCGCCGAACTGGCCGGGTTTCGCCGCCGGGAAGATCGGCGTGCTCAACACCATGGCGCCGAAGCACTTCGATGTCTCGGGCATCGTCGACCTCGCCGAGAAGCCCCCGATCCTGTGGATCCACGGCACGGCCGACGCGATCGTCTCGGACGCCTCGTTCTACGACTTCAACCACCTCGGCGCCCTCGGCATCATTCCGGACTGGCCGGGCGAGGACGCGGCCCCGGCGCAGCCGATGGTGTCGCAGACCCGCGACGTGCTGGACGCGTACGCCGCCGCCGGCGGGGACGTCACCGAGATCGCCGTGGAGGGCGCCGGCCACGCGCCCCATCTCGAGCGCCCGGCGCAGTTCCGCCAGGCTCTGCTGACGGTGATCGGGTACGTGGGTCGCCCCGCCGACCCTGCCCCGCCCACCGAGGCGATCATCCTGCGTTCGGCCGACTGA
- a CDS encoding LLM class F420-dependent oxidoreductase has translation MEYCLFTEPQQGFSYDDQLAFARSAETHGLDGFFRSDHYLRMGEGDPLPGPTDAWTTLAGLARETSRIRLGTLVSSVTYRVPGILAIQVAQVDAMSGGRVELGLGTGWFEAEHAAYGIPFPPKRFDLLEEQLAIVTGLWSTPAGETFSFEGANYRLDAAPALPKPVQSPVPVIVGGGGPKRTPALAARFATEFNIGFVPEDVVAEKFAVVRAACEDIGRDPASLKFSVALPTIVGADDAAIERRAAAIGQTRAQFDNGANLIGRPEQIAEKVERLRDLGAERVYFQLLDLRDIDHADEVGTELLPLLPR, from the coding sequence GTGGAGTACTGCCTCTTCACCGAGCCCCAGCAGGGGTTCTCCTACGACGATCAGCTCGCGTTCGCGCGATCGGCCGAAACCCACGGCCTCGACGGATTCTTCCGCTCCGACCACTACCTGCGGATGGGCGAGGGCGACCCGCTGCCCGGCCCCACCGACGCGTGGACCACGCTCGCGGGCCTCGCCCGCGAGACGTCCCGCATCCGGCTCGGCACCCTGGTGTCGTCGGTGACGTACCGCGTGCCCGGCATCCTGGCGATCCAGGTCGCGCAGGTCGACGCCATGTCGGGCGGTCGGGTCGAACTCGGCCTCGGCACGGGCTGGTTCGAAGCGGAGCATGCCGCCTACGGCATCCCCTTCCCGCCGAAGCGGTTCGATCTGCTCGAGGAGCAGCTCGCCATCGTCACGGGGCTGTGGTCGACGCCGGCTGGTGAGACCTTCTCGTTCGAGGGCGCGAATTACCGCCTGGATGCCGCCCCCGCGCTGCCCAAGCCCGTCCAGTCACCCGTGCCGGTGATCGTCGGCGGCGGCGGCCCCAAGCGGACGCCCGCCCTCGCGGCGCGGTTCGCGACCGAGTTCAACATCGGGTTCGTCCCGGAGGACGTCGTGGCCGAGAAGTTCGCCGTCGTCCGCGCCGCGTGCGAGGACATCGGACGCGACCCCGCGTCGCTGAAGTTCTCGGTCGCACTGCCCACCATCGTCGGCGCGGACGACGCCGCGATCGAACGCCGCGCGGCCGCGATCGGCCAGACGCGCGCGCAGTTCGACAACGGCGCCAACCTGATCGGTCGACCGGAGCAGATCGCCGAGAAGGTCGAGCGTCTGCGGGATCTCGGTGCGGAACGCGTGTACTTCCAGCTCCTCGACCTGCGCGACATCGATCACGCCGACGAGGTCGGCACCGAGCTGCTGCCGCTGCTACCGCGCTGA
- the tadA gene encoding tRNA adenosine(34) deaminase TadA has product MQRALALAAEASAHEDVPVGAVVIDADGRVIGEGRNLREATNDPTAHAEVVALRAAAAHAGTWHLAGCTLVVTLEPCVMCAGAILQARVPRVVFGSWDAKAGAAGSLYDVLRDRRLPHRVEVVGGVAETAASALLRDFFETRRD; this is encoded by the coding sequence ATGCAGCGGGCCCTCGCGCTCGCCGCCGAGGCCTCCGCGCACGAGGATGTGCCCGTCGGCGCCGTCGTCATCGACGCCGACGGACGCGTGATCGGCGAGGGACGCAACCTCCGCGAGGCGACGAACGACCCCACCGCCCACGCCGAGGTCGTCGCCCTGCGCGCGGCCGCCGCGCACGCGGGCACGTGGCACCTCGCCGGGTGCACGCTCGTGGTCACGCTCGAACCGTGCGTCATGTGCGCGGGGGCGATCCTGCAGGCGCGCGTGCCGCGCGTGGTCTTCGGATCATGGGATGCCAAGGCCGGTGCCGCCGGGTCGCTCTACGACGTCCTGCGCGACCGGCGTCTGCCGCACCGCGTCGAGGTGGTCGGCGGGGTCGCCGAGACCGCGGCATCCGCTCTGCTGCGGGACTTCTTCGAGACCCGTCGCGACTGA
- the upp gene encoding uracil phosphoribosyltransferase — protein MRVHVADHPLITHKLTVLRDRQTSSPVFRQLTEELVTLLAYEATRNVRVDPIEIQTPVTTTQGVKISEPRPIVVPILRAGLGMLEGMVKLLPTAEVGFLGMVRDEETFQPTTYAERLPDDLSDRQCFVLDPMLATGGSLGAAITFLFNRGAQDVTAICLLGAPEGVAAIEKQVEGHDVTLVLGALDERLNEKGYIVPGLGDAGDRLYGTA, from the coding sequence ATGCGTGTCCACGTCGCCGACCACCCCCTCATCACCCACAAGCTCACGGTGCTGCGTGACCGGCAGACCTCGTCGCCGGTCTTCCGTCAGCTCACCGAGGAGCTGGTGACGCTGCTGGCGTACGAAGCCACCCGCAACGTGCGCGTGGACCCGATCGAGATCCAGACCCCGGTGACGACCACCCAGGGTGTGAAGATCAGCGAGCCGCGACCCATCGTCGTGCCGATCCTGCGCGCGGGCCTGGGCATGCTCGAGGGGATGGTGAAGCTCCTCCCCACCGCCGAGGTCGGTTTCCTGGGCATGGTCCGCGACGAGGAGACCTTCCAGCCCACCACCTACGCCGAGCGCCTGCCCGACGATCTCAGCGACCGCCAGTGCTTCGTGCTCGACCCGATGCTCGCGACCGGCGGCTCGCTCGGCGCGGCCATCACATTCCTCTTCAACCGCGGCGCACAGGACGTGACGGCGATCTGCCTGCTCGGCGCCCCCGAGGGCGTCGCCGCGATCGAGAAGCAGGTCGAAGGACACGACGTCACCCTCGTGCTCGGCGCCCTCGACGAGCGCCTGAACGAGAAGGGCTACATCGTGCCCGGGCTCGGCGACGCCGGCGACCGCCTCTACGGCACGGCCTGA
- a CDS encoding TM0106 family RecB-like putative nuclease, with protein sequence MRYIEQDARIVWSASDLKAAAECEFAWLRAIDAKIGRIEAVPDPEDATLERAAALGTAHELRVLDDYRRRFGAAVREIPAARSSDAAALADAVRLTGEALADPTAEVVYQAAFSTDEFVGFADFLIREPDAGDGGPRPWIVQDTKLARRARVTALMQLAAYVDQLDRLGVVRSDEVQLLLGDGGTSTHRVDDLLPVFALRRARLRALIADRRVSLGTAGPVIPWGDPRGELAVLACGRCPTCEIEVVAHRDLLLVAGMRPVQRDRLRAAGVDTIDALASAPAPPAGMSVDTFVSLRTQARLQLESPAGDGSEGDHVVPTFEVVAPKALGVLPRPDHGDLFFDFEGDPLYTEGDREQWGIEYLFGWVDTRERYGALWAHTFAEERVALERFLDMVAVRREQFPGMHIYHYAPYEPTHLLTMAARYGVREADVDRLLRDGVFVDLYPVVRRALRVGSRSYSIKKLEPLYMGDEVRTSDVQRGDDSIVKYVEARALAADGEAEAAQRVLDDLADYNRYDCVSTRRLRDWLVERAREGGAMPARGAEPDEQAYEPSLRATELQRWAADAAEPDATALRLAAAAIDYYPREEKTYWATHFLRLREPVSIWEDTRDVIVVDAARSRVVADWHISESGRGAERRLVEVRGEVAPGSRLSVDAEPFAVYDLPAPFPLEVRPRWIHGARRVTVREVLDDGAMIEEVAVDGVTWDTLPLALTPPAPPRAGNQQKAIDAWADAVLAAAPALPEGPAADILRRRPPRTRSGALTPVTSIHGGAGDDEVSAIARSVADLDRSYLAVQGPPGTGKTYVGSHVIARLVAERGYRVGVVAQSHATVEHMLDQVISAGVPAGRVGKAPKDPGAEHSFTVLPKNGVPAFAAENAAHGFVVGGTAWDFSHEGRIPRGSLDLLVIDEAGQFSLASTIAVSLASPRLLLLGDPQQLPQVSQGTHPEPVDTSALGWVVDGAEVVPPEFGYFLARTRRMHPAVAAPVSRLSYEGRLAAHPSTALRSLAGVEPGLRAVPVRHHGNATSSPEEAAAVVALVTDLVGREWTGADGGVGDAAVVHPPRPLRADDIIVITPYNAQQVEVEEALAAAGFADVPVGTVDRFQGKEAVVAILTLAASSGREAPRGLEFLLLRNRINVAISRAMQAAFVLFSPALLDDLPRTPEGVARLSAFARLVGADG encoded by the coding sequence ATGCGGTACATCGAGCAGGACGCCCGGATCGTCTGGAGCGCCAGCGACCTCAAAGCGGCGGCGGAGTGCGAGTTCGCCTGGCTGCGGGCGATCGACGCGAAGATCGGCCGCATCGAGGCCGTGCCCGACCCCGAGGATGCCACGCTCGAACGCGCCGCGGCCCTCGGTACCGCGCACGAGCTGCGCGTCCTCGACGACTACCGACGACGATTCGGTGCCGCCGTCCGCGAGATCCCCGCGGCGCGCTCCTCCGACGCCGCGGCGCTCGCCGACGCCGTGCGGCTCACCGGTGAGGCCCTCGCCGACCCGACGGCCGAGGTGGTGTACCAGGCCGCTTTCTCGACCGACGAGTTCGTGGGCTTCGCCGACTTCCTGATCCGCGAACCCGACGCGGGCGACGGTGGCCCGCGCCCGTGGATCGTGCAGGACACCAAGCTCGCCCGCCGCGCCCGCGTGACCGCGCTCATGCAGCTCGCGGCCTATGTCGACCAGCTCGACCGCCTCGGTGTCGTGCGGTCCGACGAGGTGCAGTTGCTCCTCGGCGACGGCGGCACGAGCACGCACCGGGTCGACGACCTCCTGCCCGTCTTCGCCCTCCGTCGGGCGCGGCTGCGCGCCCTGATCGCCGACCGGCGGGTGTCGCTCGGAACGGCGGGGCCGGTGATCCCCTGGGGCGACCCGCGGGGCGAGCTCGCCGTTCTCGCGTGCGGACGCTGCCCGACCTGCGAGATCGAGGTCGTCGCCCACCGCGACCTGCTGCTCGTCGCCGGCATGCGGCCCGTCCAGCGCGACCGCCTGCGGGCTGCGGGCGTCGACACGATCGACGCGCTGGCGTCCGCACCCGCCCCGCCCGCCGGCATGAGCGTCGACACCTTCGTCTCGCTCCGGACGCAGGCGCGCCTGCAGCTCGAGAGCCCGGCCGGCGACGGTTCGGAGGGCGACCACGTCGTGCCGACGTTCGAGGTCGTGGCGCCCAAAGCCCTCGGTGTGCTGCCCCGCCCCGACCACGGCGACCTGTTCTTCGACTTCGAGGGCGACCCGCTGTACACCGAGGGCGACCGGGAGCAGTGGGGCATCGAATACCTGTTCGGCTGGGTCGACACCCGCGAACGCTACGGAGCGCTGTGGGCGCACACGTTCGCCGAGGAACGGGTGGCGCTCGAGCGCTTCCTCGACATGGTGGCCGTGCGCCGCGAGCAGTTCCCCGGCATGCACATCTACCACTACGCGCCGTACGAACCCACGCACCTGCTGACAATGGCGGCTCGCTACGGCGTGCGCGAGGCCGACGTCGACCGGCTGCTGCGCGACGGCGTCTTCGTCGACCTGTACCCGGTCGTGCGCCGCGCGCTGCGGGTGGGGTCGCGCTCGTACTCGATCAAGAAGCTCGAGCCGTTGTACATGGGCGACGAGGTGCGCACCAGCGACGTGCAGCGCGGCGACGACTCCATCGTGAAGTACGTCGAAGCCCGCGCGCTCGCCGCCGACGGCGAGGCCGAAGCCGCCCAGCGGGTGCTCGACGACCTGGCCGACTACAACCGTTACGACTGCGTCTCCACCCGCCGCCTGCGCGACTGGCTCGTCGAGCGGGCGCGCGAGGGCGGGGCGATGCCCGCGCGCGGGGCCGAACCGGACGAGCAGGCGTACGAGCCGTCGCTGCGCGCGACGGAGCTGCAACGCTGGGCGGCCGACGCCGCCGAACCCGACGCGACGGCCCTGCGCCTTGCCGCCGCCGCGATCGACTACTACCCGCGCGAAGAGAAGACGTACTGGGCGACCCACTTCCTCCGCCTGCGCGAGCCGGTCTCGATCTGGGAGGACACCCGCGACGTGATCGTCGTCGATGCCGCTCGCTCGCGGGTCGTCGCCGACTGGCACATTTCGGAGTCGGGTCGTGGCGCCGAGCGGCGCCTCGTCGAGGTGCGGGGCGAGGTCGCCCCCGGCAGTCGGCTGTCGGTGGATGCCGAACCGTTCGCCGTCTACGACCTGCCGGCGCCGTTCCCGCTCGAGGTCCGGCCCCGGTGGATCCACGGGGCCCGGCGGGTGACGGTACGGGAGGTCCTCGACGACGGCGCCATGATCGAGGAGGTGGCCGTCGACGGGGTGACCTGGGACACCCTTCCGCTCGCTCTCACGCCGCCCGCCCCGCCGCGCGCCGGAAACCAGCAGAAGGCGATCGACGCGTGGGCGGATGCCGTTCTGGCCGCGGCCCCCGCCCTCCCGGAGGGACCTGCGGCCGACATCCTCCGCCGCCGGCCGCCGCGGACCCGTTCCGGTGCTCTGACGCCGGTGACCTCGATCCACGGGGGCGCCGGAGACGACGAGGTCTCCGCGATCGCGCGGAGCGTCGCCGACCTCGACCGCAGCTACCTCGCCGTGCAGGGACCCCCCGGAACCGGCAAGACCTACGTCGGGTCGCACGTCATCGCCCGGTTGGTGGCCGAACGCGGTTACCGCGTCGGGGTCGTGGCGCAGTCCCACGCGACCGTCGAGCACATGCTCGACCAGGTCATCTCCGCGGGCGTCCCCGCGGGCAGGGTCGGCAAGGCCCCGAAAGACCCGGGCGCGGAGCACTCGTTCACCGTGCTGCCGAAGAACGGCGTCCCCGCCTTCGCCGCCGAGAACGCCGCGCACGGCTTCGTCGTCGGGGGGACGGCGTGGGACTTCAGCCACGAGGGGCGCATCCCGCGCGGCAGTCTCGACCTCCTCGTGATCGACGAGGCGGGGCAGTTCTCGCTGGCATCCACGATCGCCGTTTCGCTCGCGTCACCGCGCCTGCTGCTTCTCGGCGACCCTCAGCAGCTGCCGCAAGTCAGCCAGGGCACCCATCCCGAGCCGGTGGACACTTCGGCTCTCGGGTGGGTCGTCGACGGCGCCGAGGTGGTGCCGCCCGAGTTCGGGTACTTCCTCGCGCGGACGCGCCGCATGCACCCGGCGGTCGCGGCACCGGTGTCGCGTCTCTCCTACGAGGGGCGTCTCGCCGCACACCCGTCCACGGCGCTGCGGTCCCTCGCCGGTGTCGAGCCCGGGCTCCGTGCGGTTCCGGTCCGGCACCACGGCAATGCGACATCCTCGCCCGAGGAGGCGGCGGCCGTCGTCGCCCTCGTCACCGACCTCGTCGGTCGCGAGTGGACGGGTGCCGACGGCGGTGTCGGCGATGCCGCCGTGGTCCATCCGCCGCGGCCGCTGCGCGCCGACGACATCATCGTGATCACGCCGTACAACGCGCAGCAGGTCGAGGTGGAAGAGGCTCTCGCGGCGGCAGGTTTCGCCGACGTGCCGGTGGGCACGGTCGACCGGTTCCAGGGCAAGGAAGCTGTGGTCGCGATCCTCACTCTCGCGGCGTCCTCCGGACGCGAGGCTCCGCGAGGACTGGAGTTCCTGCTTCTGCGCAACCGCATCAACGTCGCGATCTCGCGGGCGATGCAGGCGGCGTTCGTCCTGTTCTCGCCCGCCCTGCTCGACGACCTGCCCCGCACGCCCGAGGGCGTCGCGCGTCTGAGCGCCTTCGCTCGCTTGGTCGGTGCCGACGGCTGA